A genome region from Penicillium psychrofluorescens genome assembly, chromosome: 3 includes the following:
- a CDS encoding uncharacterized protein (ID:PFLUO_004894-T1.cds;~source:funannotate) codes for MIQRSSPSPINMEHPDMNQDSDGSGSSDEFPPQYPLRANSNYEPFEVSVQTPSTLTSSPPSHSPSLASWSATPPTRPRGASLGAASALEKPDGHAMGGDSRPQRPSGPARTPSNTYAPQRRPPPYISLQSDRQRSSSTKRSSRRDPNAQYRAQEKAYVQRIRANPGAWYHHVNEAQSPNMTVADADLEDPSPSSEAPFDEEVYDPDTQLFLPDDNQPTTEELKNPKNQERLEWHSMLASVLKGDVVKQEKQRMIGATESSRSAAQSQALWIGVKARTCGRSIALQWKVIEDARTQIAPLIEDIINFQIKGETEIGKPPRQQVEDIVEKIERCEILYSSHKEMATAYPRVASEEFCSSWDSIFAWHNITALINTELAVLQSWVGNDSLDFTKPREQSAQNDLADGSFLDRIMKEDGLKTLQGEKSMLNAVSDVIQKAKSTLIENAEAFSKRHLPPYIEELLILINFPSRLIQEIIRMRLSYAKNMKDPAQQSPILVDQMISQFQILMKVAVEIKQNYLTISSPEPGWDLPPCVDENFDSVVLDAMKLYFKLLNWKLNANKNTFKEAEILEQMWGFSYGIGRQFESGDIEVAEQFSALTAKSLQRLMIHFERELVPRPKETVLDMDKRYKSILDSTRIRQRKLYRFSRFLCQLFENATEYNLSTDIAYEFFEELLVSDHFLVTSPDSVGQKGVYLIAHPALWDRPGDIQAILATSFREDETAEEALHIPYVLVIRPEKPVGWAGKEMQVGFLEQPTDVRLGKLRLVVEGMQERLQKARIELNQLTGIQLDMAVEQRANLGRVNVELNKMKKIAFKLSMAIMDSVAVIKDQLREKVWENNDLIQACYAFATEFGKRSSSYVDPNRRAMNSARLVELSLDWVSFVCDECDAADRKTFKWAVAALEFAMAITSGRHLLSMDDGQFGRLRSKVAGCMSLLISHFDIMGARSSLAAQAEKQRMEERAGARKVGSGRILSDEEASKRVREQWLACVMEIEDRRVEEDAKRQALGRVLEGSNEADRSLTVLSSSATNVSLRWQQGQFIGGGTFGSVYAAINLDSNYLMAVKEIRLQDPQLIPKIAQQIRDEMGVLEVLDHPNIVSYHGIEVHRDKVYIFMEYCSGGSLASLLEHGRIEDETVIMVYALQLLEGLAYLHQAGIVHRDIKPENILLDHNGVIKYVDFGAAKIIARQGRTVAPMDGPTGGGLKEQPMLQKDGQHANQRKNQKTATGTPMYMSPEVIRGDSSALVHHQGAIDIWSLGCVVLEMSTGRRPWSSLDNEWAIMYNIAQGNQPALPSRDQLSDLGVDFVRRCFDCDPLKRPTAAELLQHEWIVSIRQQVVVEPQTPNSETGYSSSGSSTRQNSAYM; via the exons aTGATCCAACgatcatccccatcccccATTAACATGGAGCATCCCGACATGAACCAGGACTCCGACGGCTCCGGATCCTCGGACGAGTTCCCTCCGCAGTATCCCTTAAGGGCCAATTCCAACTACGAGCCCTTCGAAGTCTCCGTCCAAACCCCGTCCACTCTCACCTCCTCCCCTCCGTCTCATTCCCCCAGCCTGGCCTCATGGTCCGCCACTCCTCCGACGCGTCCCCGCGGTGCTAGTCTCGGCGCTGCCTCCGCTCTCGAGAAACCCGATGGCCATGCGATGGGAGGCGACTCACGACCTCAACGCCCGTCTGGCCCGGCACGGACACCCTCCAACACCTACGCTCCGCAACGGCGGCCACCACCATACATCAGCCTCCAGAGCGACCGTCAGCGATCGTCGTCCACCAAACGGAGCTCCCGGCGCGACCCGAACGCGCAGTATCGCGCCCAGGAGAAGGCCTACGTCCAACGCATTCGCGCCAATCCGGGAGCTTGGTACCACCACGTCAACGAAGCGCAGTCCCCCAACATGACGGTGGCAGATGCAGACCTGGAGGATCCCTCCCCGTCCTCGGAGGCGCCGTTCGATGAAGAAGTCTACGACCCGGATACCCAGCTGTTCCTCCCGGACGACAACCAGCCGACGACGGAAGAACTCAAGAACCCAAAGAACCAAGAACGATTGGAGTGGCACTCGATGTTGGCCTCGGTGCTCAAAGGCGACGTCGtgaaacaagaaaagcaacGGATGATTGGAGCTACGGAATCCAGTCGGTCGGCGGCACAGAGCCAAGCGCTTTGGATCGGTGTCAAAGCGAGGACATGTGGTCGGAGTATTGCATTGCAATGGAAAGTCATCGAAGACGCCCGGACTCAGATTGCTCCTCTAATTGAGGATATCATCAACTTCCAGATCAAGGGTGAGACAGAGATTGGCAAACCGCCGCGACAGCAAGTCGAAGATATCGTGGAGAAGATTGAGCGATGCGAGATTCTCTATTCGTCACACAAGGAGATGGCCACCGCTTACCCGCGTGTTGCCTCGGAAGAATTCTGTTCGAGCTGGGATTCGATCTTCGCATGGCACAATATCACGGCGTTGATCAATACCGAGCTTGCCGTGCTGCAAAGCTGGGTGGGCAATGACTCCCTGGATTTCACCAAGCCAAGGGAGCAATCCGCCCAGAATGACCTTGCCGATGGGTCGTTCTTGGATCGCATCATGAAAGAGGACGGTCTGAAGACGCTACAGGGCGAGAAAAGCATGCTGAATGCCGTCAGCGACGTTATCCAAAAAGCCAAGAGCACTCTGATTGAAAATGCCGAGGCGTTTTCGAAACGGCATTTGCCCCCGTATATCGAGGAACTGCTCATTTTGATCAACTTCCCGTCGCGGTTGATCCAGGAGATCATTCGGATGCGTCTCTCTTACGCGAAGAACATGAAGGACCCGGCCCAGCAGTCCCCTATCCTGGTGGATCAAATGATCTCCCAGTTCCAGATCTTGATGAAGGTGgcggtcgagatcaagcAAAATTATCTCACCATCTCAAGTCCAGAGCCGGGCTGGGATCTGCCCCCGTGTGTCGACGAGAACTTTGACTCGGTGGTCCTGGACGCCATGAAACTTTATTTCAAGTTGCTGAACTGGAAACTGAATGCCAACAAGAACACTTTCAAAGAGGCAGAGATCCTGGAACAGATGTGGGGATTCTCCTACGGCATCGGTAGACAGTTCGAAAGCGGAGATATTGAAGTGGCCGAGCAATTCAG TGCCTTGACGGCTAAATCACTCCAACGTCTTATGATCCACTTCGAGCGCGAGTTGGTCCCTCGGCCGAAAGAAACGGTCTTAGACATGGATAAGCGGTACAAGAGCATTTTGGATTCCACGCGGATTCGCCAACGGAAGCTGTACCGGTTCTCGAGGTTCCTTTGTCAACTTTTTGAAAACGCCACGGAGTATAACCTCAGTACCGATATTGCGTATGAGTTTTTCGAGGAACTGCTAGTGTCCGATCATTTCCTTGTCACCTCGCCAGACTCGGTTGGTCAGAAGGGCGTTTACTTGATTGCGCATCCTGCGCTGTGGGATCGCCCGGGTGACATTCAGGCCATTCTCGCCACTTCATTCCGAGAAGATGAAACAGCCGAAGAGGCACTCCATATTCCCTAcgtcctcgtcatccgcCCAGAGAAACCAGTAGGCTGGGCGGGCAAGGAGATGCAGGTAGGATTCTTGGAGCAGCCGACAGACGTGCGTCTGGGCAAGCTTCGCCTGGTAGTGGAAGGCATGCAAGAACGATTGCAAAAAGCTCGGATCGAGCTGAACCAGCTTACCGGCATCCAGCTCGACATGGCCGTCGAGCAACGAGCGAACCTTGGCCGCGTGAACGTCGAACTCaacaagatgaagaaaatcGCCTTCAAGCTATCCATGGCCATCATGGACAGCGTTGCTGTCATCAAGGACCAGCTGCGGGAGAAGGTTTGGGAGAACAATGATTTGATTCAGGCTTGCTATGCATTTGCAACCGAATTCGGCAAGCGTTCGTCCAGCTATGTAGACCCCAATCGACGAGCCATGAACAGTGCTCGACTGGTTGAGTTGTCTCTCGACTGGGTCTCGTTCGTCTGTGATGAGTGCGACGCGGCCGACAGGAAGACCTTCAAATGGGCCGTGGCTGCTCTCGAGTTCGCCATGGCGATCACCTCCGGTCGGCATCTCCTGTCGATGGATGACGGGCAATTTGGCCGTCTCCGGTCCAAAGTGGCGGGTTGCATGTCACTTCTCATCTCCCATTTCGATATCATGGGTGCTCGGTCATCTCTAGCCGCCCAGGCAGAGAAGCAGCGGATGGAGGAACGCGCCGGGGCCCGAAAAGTAGGTTCCGGCCGGATTCTcagcgacgaagaagccTCCAAACGGGTTCGCGAGCAGTGGCTGGCGTGTGTGATGGAGATTGAGGACCGCAGGGTGGAGGAAGATGCAAAGCGCCAGGCGCTCGGACGCGTGTTGGAGGGCTCTAATGAGGCCGATCGGTCGCTCACCGTcctctcatcctcggccaCCAACGTTTCTCTGCGGTGGCAGCAAGGCCAGTTCATTGGAGGCGGCACTTTCGGCTCTGTCTATGCGGCCATCAATCTGGACAGCAATTACTTGATGGCGGTGAAGGAGATTCGCCTGCAGGACCCCCAGCTTATCCCGAAGATTGCTCAGCAGATTCGCGACGAGATGGGTGTGCTCGAAGTCCTGGATCATCCGAACATCGTCTCGTACCATGGCATTGAGGTGCATCGTGACAAGGTATACATCTTCATGGAGTACTGCTCAGGTGGTTCACTGGCTAGTTTGCTGGAGCATGGCCGCATCGAAGATGAGACAGTCATCATGGTCTACGCGCTCCAGCTCTTGGAGGGCCTGGCCTACCTCCACCAAGCAGGTATCGTGCACCGCGACATCAAGCCCGAGAACATCCTACTCGACCACAACGGAGTCATCAAGTACGTGGACTTTGGCGCCGCCAAGATCATCGCGCGCCAAGGTCGCACCGTGGCCCCGATGGACGGCCCGACCGGCGGTGGCCTCAAGGAGCAGCCCATGCTCCAAAAGGACGGCCAGCATGCGAACCAGCGCAAGAACCAAAAGACCGCCACGGGTACTCCCATGTACATGTCCCCCGAGGTAATCCGCGGCGACTCCTCCGCGCTGGTCCACCACCAAGGCGCCATCGACATCTGGTCGCTGGGCTGCGTCGTCTTGGAAATGTCCACCGGCCGACGGCCCTGGTCCTCGCTCGACAACGAGTGGGCCATCATGTACAACATCGCCCAGGGCAACCAGCCCGCGCTGCCCTCGCGTGACCAACTCAGCGACCTGGGCGTCGACTTCGTGCGCCGCTGCTTCGATTGTGATCCCCTGAAGCGCCCGACTGCTGCcgagcttctccagcacgagTGGATCGTCTCCATCCGTCAACAGGTCGTCGTGGAGCCGCAAACCCCGAACAGCGAAACGGGCTATAGCAGCTCCGGCTCGAGTACCCGCCAGAACTCGGCGTATATGtga
- a CDS encoding uncharacterized protein (ID:PFLUO_004895-T1.cds;~source:funannotate), whose product MSAYPVTYNGSASGTGGDSLTEDLNIYYNAGDIAWVVTSSALVLLMIPGVGFFYSGLARRKSALSLIWLSIMSVGVVSFQWFFWGYSLAFSHTAGKFIGDLENFGFRNVLAAPSVGGTHVPDLLFAIFQGMFAAITVALAVGAVAERGRMLPCIIFMFIWSTIIYDPIACWTWNPSGWVYKMGGLDFAGGTPVHIASGSAALAYSLMLGKRRGHGTHELNYRPHNVTHVVIGTVFLWVGWFGFNAGSALAANLRAVMAAVVTNLAASVGGVTWCLLDYRLERKWSTVGFCSGVIAGLVAITPGSGYVTPWAAFVYGVVGAIACNYATKLKFLLRIDDALDIFAVHTIGGLVGNLLTGLFAADYIAHLDGSSTIPGGWINHNYIQLGYQLADSVSGFAYSFFGTCIILFIINLIPGLSLRAPEEDEIMGIDDAEIGEFAYDYVEITRDIVNGIEASDDSSKRTMTPTGEVPMSIEKV is encoded by the exons ATGTCGGCCTACCCGGTGACCTATAACGGGTCTGCAAGCGGGACGGGTGGTGACTCGCTCACCGAGGACCTGAACATCTACTACAAT GCGGGTGATATCGCGTGGGTGGTGACCTCGTCCGCCCTGGTCTTGCTCATGATCCCCGGAGTTGG TTTCTTCTACTCTGGTCTGGCCCGTCGCAAGTCGGCCCTCTCCCTGATCTGGCTCTCCATCATGTCGGTCGGCGTCGTTTCGTTCCAGTGGTTTTTCTGGGGCTACTCACTGGCCTTCTCCCACACGGCTGGCAAGTTCATCGGCGATCTCGAGAACTTTGGCTTTAGAAATGTCCTGGCTGCCCCTTCCGTCGGCGGGACCCATGTCCCGGATCTTCTGTTCGCCATTTTCCAGGGCATGTTTGCTGCAATTAC TGTTGCCTTGGCAGTTGGCGCAGTCGCCGAGCGAGGCCGTATGCTCCCCTGCATTATCTTCATGTTCATCTGGTCGACTATCATCTACGACCCCATTGCCTGCTGGACATGGAATCCCTCCGGATGGGTGTATAAAATGGGAGGACTCGACTTTGCCGGCGGCACCCCGGTGCACATTGCCtctggatctgctgcgcTGGCCTACTCATTGATGCTGGGCAAGCGTCGCGGCCATGGTACCCACGAGCTCAACTACCGTCCTCACAACGTCACTCACGTTGTGATCGGCACCGTCTTCCTGTGGGTCGGCTGGTTTGGATTCAACGCCGGCTCGGCCCTCGCTGCCAACCTCCGTGCCGTTATGGCTGCTGTCGTGACCAACCTGGCTGCCTCCGTCGGCGGCGTCACCTGGTGTCTCCTTGACTACCGGCTGGAGAGGAAGTGGTCGACTGTCGGCTTCTGTTCCGGTGTCATTGCCGGCCTGGTTGCTATTACCCCTGGATCGGGCTATGTGACTCCGTGGGCAGCCTTTGTCTATGGCGTTGTTGGCGCTATTGCATGCAACTACGCCACCAAGCTCAAGTTCCTGCTGCGTATTGATGATGCCCTCGATATCTTTGCGGTCCACACCATCGGCGGTCTCGTTGGCAATCTCCTGACTGGTCTCTTTGCTGC TGACTACATTGCGCATTTGGACGGCtcatccaccatccccgGCGGCTGGATCAACCACAACTACATTCAGCTGGGCTACCAGCTTGCCGACTCGGTTTCCGGTTTTGCTTACTCTTTCTTCGGAACATGTATCATCCTgttcatcatcaacctcATCCCTGGTCTGAGTCTGCGTGCtccggaggaggatgagattATGGGTATTGATGACGCCGAGATTGGCGAGTTCGCT TATGACTATGTCGAGATCACCCGCGATATCGTCAACGGCATTGAGGCCAGCGATGACAGTTCTAAGCGTACTATGACGCCTACCGGCGAGGTCCCCATGTCCATTGAAAAGGTCTAA
- a CDS encoding uncharacterized protein (ID:PFLUO_004896-T1.cds;~source:funannotate) produces the protein MVSPNPENGADAPSRTFPLEPSEFDSDPRISFSKLDDKFILETDDGQEFVYDSVIKRWVQTVDEDLLRQQQEAYRVAGVDEDEETTARDRKKRKQPEDGEDAQKAKKQRVNTAVFVTSIPLDATLEELEHTFSKCGVIAEEIDSGRPRIKMYTDDDGKFKGEALVVYFRPESVNLAIQMLDDSDFRLGVTGPLGPMRVQAADFSFKSQKEAPPKSNMKDKRKIIARTQKLNNKLADWDDDEPSALPDTTSRMEKVVILKHMFTLKELEEDVSAILDIKQDIRDECSKIGEVTNVVLYDKEPEGVVSVRFTDPDAARQCVQVMGGRFFGGTQVVAYISEGREKFKKTNERREALEDMAERGINADDEDENQRLDEFGTWLESSRVVENRAT, from the exons ATGGTCTCACCAAACCCCGAAAACGGCGCAGATGCGCCGTCGCGCACCTTCCCCCTGGAGCCCTCGGAGTTCGACAGCGACCCACGCATTTCATTCTCGAAATTGGACGATAAGTTCATTCTGGAGACAGACGATGGGCAGGAATTTGTATACGACTCGGTGATCAAGCGCTGGGTTCAGACG GTCGATGAAGATCTactccgccagcagcaggaggcGTACCGGGTTGCAGGcgtggatgaggatgaagagactACTGCGCGGGAcaggaagaagcggaaacAGCCCGAGGATGGTGAGGAT GCACAAaaagccaagaagcagcgcgTGAACACAGCTGTCTTCGTCACCTCGATTCCATTGGATGCCAcgctcgaggagctcgagcaCACGTTTTCTAAATGcggcgtcatcgccgaggagatcgacAGCGGGCGACCACGCATCAAAATGTACACGGATGATGACGGGAAATTCAAGGGTGAGGCGCTGGTCGTCTACTTTCGACCGGAGTCAGTCAATTTGGCGATTCAGATGCTGGACGATTCGGATTTCCGGCTTGGAGTGACTGGACCCCTTGGCCCGATGAGGGTTCAGGCGGCCGATTTTTCGTTTAAGAGCCAGAAGGAGGCGCCGCCCAAGTCCAACATGAAAGATAAGCGGAAGATTATTGCACGGACACAGAAGTTGAACAA TAAACTCGCTGAttgggatgatgatgagccgTCTGCGCTCCCCGATACGACGTCACGAATGGAAAAAGTGGTGATCCTGAAACATATGTTTACTTTGAAAGAACTAGAG GAGGATGTCAgcgccatcctcgacatcaaaCAGGATATCCGCGACGAGTGCTCGAAGATTGGCGAGGTGACCAACGTGGTTCTCTACGACAAGGAACCCGAGGGAGTGGTGAGCGTGCGCTTCACGGACCCCGACGCTGCCCGACAGTGCGTGCAG GTCATGGGTGGCCGCTTCTTTGGAGGAACCCAGGTCGTGGCCTATATCTCCGAGGGGCGTGAGAAATTTAAGAAGACCAATGAACGGCGGGAGGCTCTGGAGGATATGGCGGAGCGGGGCATTAacgcggatgatgaggatgagaacCAGCGGCTGGATGAGTTTGGGACATGGCTGGAGAGCTCGCGGGTGGTTGAAAATAGGGCGACCTGA
- a CDS encoding beta-1 tubulin (ID:PFLUO_004897-T1.cds;~source:funannotate), with product MREIVHLQTGQCGNQIGAAFWQNISGEHGLDGDGHYQGASDLQRERMNVYFNEASSDRYVPRAVLVDLEPGTMDAVRAGPFGKLFRPDNFIFGQSGAGNNWAKGHYTEGAELVDQVIDVVRREAEACDCLQGFQITHSLGGGTGAGMGTLLISKIREEFPDRMMATFSVVPSPKVSDTVVEPYNATLSVHQLVEHSDETFCIDNEALYDICMRTLKLPQPSYGDLNHLVSAVMSGVTTSLRFPGQLNSDLRKLAVNMVPFPRLHFFMVGFAPLTSRGSHQYRQISVAELTQQMFDPKNMMAATDFRNGRYLTCSALFRGKVSMKEVEDQMRNIQSKNQSYFVEWIPNNVQTALCSVPPRGLRMSSTFVGNSTSIQELFKRVGDQFTAMFRRKAFLHWYTGEGMDEMEFTEAESNMNDLVSEYQQYQEASISEGEEE from the exons ATGCGTGAGATC GTGCACCTTCAAACCGGCCAATGT GGTAACCAAATTGGTGCCGCTTTCTG GCAGAACATTTCTGGCGAGCACGGCCTCGATGGTGATGGCCA CTACCAGGGCGCCTCCGATCTGCAGCGGGAGCGCATGAACGTCTACTTCAACGAG GCCTCCAGTGACCGCTATGTTCCCCGTGCCGtcctggtcgatctggagcCGGGTACCATGGATGCCGTCCGTGCTGGCCCCTTCGGCAAGCTTTTCCGCCCCGATAacttcatcttcggccagtCCGGTGCTGGTAACAACTGGGCCAAGGGTCACTACACCGAGGGTGCCGAGCTGgttgaccaggtcatcgaCGTCGTCCGCCGTGAGGCCGAGGCTTGCGACTGCCTGCAGGGTTTCCAGATCACCCACTCCCTGGGTGGTGGTACCGGTGCCGGTATGGGTACCCTCCTGATCTCCAAGATCCGTGAGGAATTCCCCGACCGCATGATGGCCACCTTCTCGGTCGTCCCCTCGCCCAAGGTGTCGGACACCGTTGTTGAGCCTTACAACGCTACTCTCTCCGTTCACCAGCTGGTTGAGCACTCTGACGAGACCTTCTGTATCGATAACGAG GCTCTGTACGACATCTGCATGCGTACTCTCAAGCTCCCCCAGCCCTCGTACGGTGACCTGAACCACCTGGTCTCGGCTGTCATGTCCGGTGTCACCACTTCGCTCCGTTTCCCCGGTCAGCTCAACTCGGATCTGCGCAAGCTGGCTGTCAACATGGTTCCGTTCCCGCGTCTGCACTTCTTCATGGTCGGCTTCGCTCCCCTGACCAGCCGTGGCTCCCACCAGTACCGCCAGATCAGCGTTGCCGAGCTGACCCAGCAGATGTTCGACCCCAAGAACATGATGGCTGCCACTGACTTCCGCAACGGCCGCTACCTCACTTGCTCGGCTCTCTTCCGCGGTAAGGTCTCCATGAAGGAGGTTGAAGACCAGATGCGCAACATCCAGAGCAAGAACCAGAGCTACTTCGTTGAGTGGATTCCCAACAACGTCCAGACCGCTCTCTGCTCCGTTCCCCCGCGTGGCCTGCGCATGTCGTCCACCTTCGTCGGTAACTCGACCTCCATCCAGGAGCTGTTCAAGCGTGTCGGTGACCAGTTCACGGCCATGTTCCGTCGCAAGGCTTTCTTGCATTGGTACACTGGCGAGGGTATGGACGAGATGGAGTTCACTGAGGCTGAGAGCAACATGAACGATCTGGTCTCTGAGTACCAGCAGTACCAGGaggcctccatctccgagggtgaggaggaatAG
- a CDS encoding uncharacterized protein (ID:PFLUO_004898-T1.cds;~source:funannotate), whose product MDYATPLGCTVGLLLAYPIVTTSLRFRRLRKLHKRYPYRTRESLAQMTDEEAFQIQKAVAQLEFPFMFIKALQFALFRTYGIPTISHLLTKTSQFSHPETSLKRYTDTSALVQEMVGNPPTSQRAYISLARTRFLHSGYRASGKILDSDMLYTLALFALQPIRFIAMFEWRELSDLERCAIGTFWKSVGDGLGISYDALPSGKTGFRDGIQWLEELGVWSDAYEVKAMVPDPKNRETADQTTAVLLYMLPKPLHPVGLQFVSFMMDDRLRKAMLYDPPSPISTLVFSSLLTIRKVFLRYLSPPRPDFLRYSSFTEKADENDRFFLTQWEAAPYYVKPTFWNRWGPVAWLTWMLGRPLPGDEGDKYYPQGYHIRDIGPKYFEGKGGKALEEMMEEFKGYRTGKCPFH is encoded by the exons ATGGATTACGCCACTCCGCTGGGTTGCACCGTGGGCTTGCTGCTCGCCTACCCGATCGTGACGACCTCTCTTCGCTTCCGGCGGCTGCGCAAGCTGCACAAGCGGTATCCTTACCGGACGCGCGAGTCACTGGCCCAAATGACCGATGAAGAGGCCTTCCAGATCCAAAAGGCCGTAGCGCAACTGGAGTTCCCGTTTATGTTCATCAAGGCGCTCCAATTTGCCTTGTTCAGG ACCTACGGCATCCCAACAATCTCCCACCTGCTCACCAAAACCAGCCAGTTCTCCCACCCAGAGACCTCACTGAAGCGCTACACCGACACGAGCGCCCTAGTGCAAGAGATGGTCGGCAACCCGCCGACCTCGCAGCGCGCCTACATCTCCCTCGCACGCACGCGGTTCCTGCACAGCGGGTACCGCGCCTCGGGCAAGATCCTCGACTCGGACATGCTGTACACGCTGGCCCTGTTCGCGCTGCAGCCCATCCGGTTCATAGCCATGTTCGAGTGGCGTGAGCTGAGCGACCTCGAGCGCTGCGCGATTGGCACGTTTTGGAAATCCGTCGGCGATGGCTTGGGGATCAGCTATGATGCCTTGCCGTCGGGCAAGACGGGGTTCCGGGATGGGATCCAGTggctggaggagctggggGTGTGGAGTGACGCTTATGAAGTGAAAGCTATGGTTCCTGATCCGAAGAATCGGGAGACGGCTGATCAGACCACCGCGGTGCTGCTGTATATGCTGCCCAAGCCGTTGCATCCTGTTGGACTGCAGTTTGTCTCGTTTATGATGGATGATCGGCTGCGCAAGGCTATGCT ATACGaccccccctcccccatctccaccctcgtcttctccagtctCCTCACCATCCGCAAAGTGTTCCTCCGCTATCTCTCTCCCCCACGACCAGATTTCCTGCGCTACTCCTCCTTCACCGAGAAAGCCGACGAGAACGaccgcttcttcctcacGCAATGGGAGGCCGCGCCGTACTACGTCAAGCCGACGTTCTGGAACCGCTGGGGTCCTGTCGCGTGGCTGACGTGGATGCTGGGCCGTCCGCTTCCTGGGGACGAAGGGGACAAGTATTATCCGCAGGGTTATCATATCCGGGATATTGGGCCGAAGTATTTTGAGGGGAAGGGGGGGAAGGcgttggaggagatgatggaggagTTTAAGGGGTATCGGACGGGCAAGTGTCCGTTTCATTGA
- a CDS encoding uncharacterized protein (ID:PFLUO_004899-T1.cds;~source:funannotate) produces the protein MKSDDIEKNSGSLSLHSVSQPEIDDDSTKEINVNAEDSKKPQSRYKKWATSIKNMEDCGIGPVPLEERQPLTPSTSLHMLLMWFSMTLATNNIIVGSMGTLVLGLRFKDAALCAVFGNLVGAATVGYMSTWGPISGNRTLIVARYFMGYYPSMVCTTLNLLTNVGYSMVNSVVGGQILSKVCGGQISVLVGIVIVAGASLVMALFGMRIFQVYERFAWLPQLMVLCVMLGSAGPHFDFNIQAEATPSRLMAKRITFFSLCLSIALAWAPLAADYYVYYPPHVKRWRTFTVTMLGAWQAMIVTLLLGIGLGTVVASSPQYASKYGTTPGGLLMTAYDSLGGFGKFCAVINVLAVVANNAPGAYSMGMNFQMLGPCWQKIPRPVYTTLSTVIYTGCAMGGRNALYEVFKSFLPLIGYWVIIWFTIVVEEDLLFRRKRGYDWSAWDQRQKLPLGIAAGISFLIGWVGAIVGMSQSYCTGPIAQLSSGADLGLWLGAGFTAVTFPALRALEMWWIGR, from the exons ATGAAATCCGACGACATCGAAAAGAATAGCGGCTCCCTGTCCCTGCACAGCGTGAGCCAGCCCGAGATCGACGATGACTCCACGAAGGAGATCAACGTGAACGCGGAGGATTCCAAAAAACCGCAAAGCAGATATAAGAAATGGGCCACGAGTATCAAGAACATGGAGGACTGCGGCATTGGGCCGGTACCTTTGGAGGAGCGTCAGCCATTAACGCCGTCCACATCGCTGCACATGCTGCTGATGTGGTTCAGCATGACGCTGGCAACGAACAATATCATCGTGGGGTCGATGGGCACGCTCGTTTTGGGTCTTCGATTCAAGGACGCTGCTCTCTGCGCGGTTTTTGGCAATCTGGTGGGAGCTGCCACCGTGGGGTACATGAGTACTTGGGGTCCTATTAGTGGGAACCGCACACTG ATCGTCGCCCGCTACTTCATGGGCTACTATCCCAGCATGGTCTGCACCACCCTGAACCTTTTGACCAACGTGGGATACAGCATGGTCAACAGCGTTGTCGGAGGCCAGATCCTCTCCAAGGTCTGCGGCGGCCAGATCTCCGTCTTGGTGGGTATTGTCATCGTCGCTGGGGCTAGCTTGGTCATGGCCCTGTTCGGCATGCGCATCTTCCAAGTCTATGAACG GTTCGCATGGCTGCCACAGTTGATGGTCCTCTGCGTCATGCTGGGATCTGCCGGTCCGCACTTCGACTTCAACATCCAAGCCGAGGCCACGCCGTCGCGACTAATGGCCAAGCGcatcaccttcttctccctgtGTCTGTCAATTGCCCTCGCCTGGGCCCCGCTGGCAGCCGACTACTACGTGTACTACCCGCCACACGTCAAGCGCTGGCGGACATTCACCGTCACCATGCTGGGAGCGTGGCAGGCGATGATCGTCACGCTCCTCCTCGGAATCGGACTCGGCACCGTGGTGGCCAGCTCGCCGCAGTATGCCAGCAAGTACGGCACCACGCCGGGCGGGCTGCTCATGACGGCGTACGACTCGCTCGGCGGATTTGGCAAATTTTGCGCGGTAATCAACGTCCTCGCTGTGGTGGCCAACAACGCGCCCGGGGCGTACTCGATGGGCATGAACTTCCAGATGCTCGGTCCGTGTTGGCAGAAGATCCCGCGCCCGGTCTACACCACGCTCAGCACGGTGATCTATACCGGCTGCGCGATGGGCGGTCGCAATGCGCTGTACGAGGTCTTCAAGAGTTTCCTGCCCCTGATCGGGTACTGGGTGATTATCTGGTTCACCATCGTCGTCGAGGAAGACCTGCTCTTCCGCCGCAAGAGGGGATATGACTGGTCGGCCTGGGACCAACGCCAGAAGCTGCCCCTGGGCATTGCAGCGGGGATTTCATTCCTTATTGGCTGGGTGGGAGCGATTGTCGGCATG AGTCAATCGTACTGTACCGGGCCCATCGCGCAGCTCTCGAGCGGCGCCGATCTGGGCCTGTGGCTGGGAGCTGGTTTCACAGCCGTGACATTCCCCGCACTGCGGGCACTGGAGATGTGGTGGATTGGCCGTTGA